In Mycolicibacter virginiensis, the DNA window GGGGCGTTCTGGGACCAGGCCGCCGAGGTGCCCCGGGCCGACGGCGCGGTGGCCACTTCCATCGCCGGTGCGGTCCGTGAGTCCGAGATCCCCGAACGGGACCTGTCGGTGCAGTTGGGTGGCTGGATGCTGATGGAGGCCGCGCACTGTGTCGCGGCCGCGGTGCCGTCGCGCTGACTCTGCGCTGAGGCTGCGGTCTACTCGGACTTTTGCGCCGTGAGCGCAGAGTCAACGTCGGAAGTCGCCGCGCCGCCGCGGCGGCTGCGGTAGGCCTTCGCCGTGGCGATGAACGCCGGGATCATCGACACGAACAGGATCACCAGGATGATCTTTTCCAGGTTTTCGTGGACGAATGGCACGTTGCCCAGGAAGTAGCCCAGCGTCGTCACCCCGGCGCCCCACAAAATGCCGCCGACGATGTCGAATGCCAGGTACACCGGGTAGCGCATGTAGGACACCCCCGCGACCACCGGCACGAACGTCCGGACGAACGGCGCGAACCGGGCCAGGATGATCGCCCACGGCCCGTACTTCTCGAAGAACGCGTGCGACTCGGTGACGTAGTGCTTCTTGAAGAAGCGGGAATCTTCCTTCTTGAACAGCGCCGGCCCGATCCGCCGACCGATGAAGTAGCCGCACTGATCGCCCAGCACGGCCACGACAGCGACCGCGGGCGCCAATATCCAGATGTCGGGAGCCAGCCCCTTGGCGGCCAGCAGACCGCCGGTGAACAGCAGTGATTCACCCGGAAGCAGGGGGAACAGCAGGCCGGTCTCGATGAAGACCACCACCAGGATGGCCGGCAGTACGGCGCCGTGGAAGATGCCCCCGGCACCCAGCCAATACATCGGGTCCAGCAGGCCCGGCATCGCGACCGCGGTGGTGCTCATGACGCACCAACATACCGGGGGCCACCGGTGAAACCGCCCCTGCGATACTCGAGGGCAGTTTCGGTCAGCTCAGAGGAGAGATTTCCCATGCCCATCGCCACCCCCGAGATCTATGCCGAGATGCTGGGCCGCGCCAAGGAGAACGCGTACGCGTTCCCCGCGATCAACTGCACGTCGTCGGAGACCATCAACGCGGCGATCAAGGGTTTCGCGGACGCGGGCAGTGACGGCATCATCCAGTTTTCCACCGGCGGAGCCGAATTCGGCTCCGGACTGGGCGTCAAGGACATGGTTACCGGCGCGGTGGCGCTGGCCGAGTTCACCCACGTGATCGCCGCCAAGTACCCGATCAACGTGGCCCTGCACACCGACCACTGCCCGAAGGACAAGCTGGACGGGTTCGTGCGGCCGCTGCTGGCGATCTCGGCGGAGCGGGTCAAGGCCGGCGAGAACCCACTGTTCCAGTCGCACATGTGGGACGGCTCGGCGGTGCCGATCGATGAGAACCTGGAGATCGCCGCTGAACTGCTCGGTGCTGCTGTCCGCTCCAAGATCATCCTTGAGGTGGAGATC includes these proteins:
- a CDS encoding DedA family protein; this encodes MSTTAVAMPGLLDPMYWLGAGGIFHGAVLPAILVVVFIETGLLFPLLPGESLLFTGGLLAAKGLAPDIWILAPAVAVVAVLGDQCGYFIGRRIGPALFKKEDSRFFKKHYVTESHAFFEKYGPWAIILARFAPFVRTFVPVVAGVSYMRYPVYLAFDIVGGILWGAGVTTLGYFLGNVPFVHENLEKIILVILFVSMIPAFIATAKAYRSRRGGAATSDVDSALTAQKSE